From the Arctopsyche grandis isolate Sample6627 chromosome 11, ASM5162203v2, whole genome shotgun sequence genome, one window contains:
- the LOC143918800 gene encoding uncharacterized protein LOC143918800 — protein sequence MAGRKPKATKRKSSSKGETNNVTPLSNSNDGYSATNSHTSILRLKCEKLKYEIENIKIQRQVLSMSRKNILLHIENLNMKYVRLNYDICELKNQMIVKCDNEIKPVNEDDAVPITPKEEVFVPDNQTNAENRVPYILLLKSKNKCASRKRVYIEKIFDTEIKECFEIISVDPFEISPVNNDVTLKEEHYEAMKPCVIRGLSSCKNLIPCITVQESKNSKQGASSKNGMNESTTNSDKNNESPKVVEERKGKNVIDLTDSEESFANCVQNTDVSAKRKNENESSSSMKVLKKCVTVQDSSVETTTEITKTTTTTKVLNLPNIKIDLDDGVIEIN from the exons ATGGCGGGGCGTAAGCCGAAGGCTACTAAGCGGAAATCCTCATCCAAag GCGAAACTAATAATGTCACACCGCTTAGTAATAGTAATGATGGATATTCAGCAAC aaaTAGTCATACTTCTATTCTTCGGTTGAAGTGTGAAAAGCTTAAATACGAGATAGAGAATATCAAAATACAACGACAAGTATTGAGTAtgtctagaaaaaatattttacttcaTATTGAAAATCTTAACATGAAATACGTGCGTTTGAATTATGATATTTGTgagttaaaaaatcaaatgatagTCAAATGtgataatgaaataaaaccTGTGAATGAAGACGATGCGGTACCCATAACAcctaaa gaAGAGGTTTTTGTTCCTGACAACCAAACAAATGCGGAAAACCGAGTACCATACATTTTGCTActgaaaagtaaaaataaatgtgcatcaCGAAAACGGGTATACATTGAGAAAATATTTGATACAGAAATCAAGGAGTGTTTTGAGATTATCAGCGTTGATCCTTTCGAAATATCGCCGGTTAATAATGATGTAACACTTAAAGAGGAACACTATGAGGCAATGAAGCCATGCGTAATCAGGGGGCTTTCAagttgtaaaaatttaattccgTGCATCACCGTTCAAGAATCTAAGAATTCAAAACAGGGCGCCTCCAGCAAAAATGGCATGAACGAGTCGACGACTAATTCAgacaaaaataatgaatctccaAAAGTTGTTGAAgaaagaaaaggaaaaaatgTTATCGACCTAACGGATAGTGAGGAATCGTTTGCAAACTGTGTACAAAATACCGATGTATCGGCCAAAAGAAAAAATGAGAATGAAAGTAGTAGTAGTAtgaaagttttgaaaaaatgtgtCACAGTTCAAGATAGTTCAGTTGAAACTACTACGGAGATCACTAAAACTACAACGACAACGAAAGTTTTGAATCTtcctaatattaaaatagatttggATGATGgtgttattgaaattaattaa